ACCAGACAGATGTCATCGCCGCCGTCCCGACTGGGTAAGAGTTGCAACCAACGGACGGATGATCAAATCTGCGGAACTAGAACAAACAATACTAGCATCCTTTCAACGTACATTACCGCGCGATCGCTACCCCGTCTGTTTCCTCCACCTCCAAATTTCCCCCGATTTAATCGACTGGAATCGTCATCCCGCCAAAGCAGAAATCTACCTGCACTCAATGAATTACTGGCAGGAACAAATTACTCACGCGATCGGACAAGCATTGCAAATCAGTCCAGCCAATCTCCCTGAAGCCGTCCACAGCGAGAGAATGGGCAAATTACTCACAGCAGCAGAAAACAAAAGTGCTTACAGCCTCAATCGTTCCATTCAACCAACTCCATCAAGTAAAAATGAAATTGGTTCGATCGAACTGCGTGCCGTCGCCCAAATTCATAACACTTATATTGTCGCAGAACATCTATCTGGAGTCTGGTTAATAGAACAACATATCGCCCACGAAAGAGTATTGTACGAGCAATTGTGCAGCGCTTGGCAACTCGTACCTCTTCAACCTCCGATCGTTCTCACCCATCTCTGCGATAACCAAGTCGAACAACTGCAACGCATCGGTTTAGAAATCGAACTCTTCGGCGAACAGATGTGGGCAGTTCGCAACGCACCAGCACTACTAGCCCAGCGAGAAGATTGTGCAGAAGCCCTCCTAGAACTCAGTTTAGGGGGAGACTTGCAAACCGCGCAAGTAGCTGTTGCCTGCCGCAGTGCCATCCGTAACGGCACACCTCTTACACTGCAACAGATGCAAACTATTTTAGCACAATGGCAACGCACCCGTCATCCGCGCACCTGTCCCCACGGTCGCCCCATCTATTTATCTTTAGAAGAATCTGCCCTAGCCCGTTTCTTCCGTCGCCATTGGGTAATTGGAAAAAGCCACGGCATTTAGTAACAGGGGCTAGAACACCAATTCAGTAATCGTAGGGGCTTTCGCATCGGTTACATAAAAAATTCCTGTTCTTTTCTTATCTGCGTTCATCTGCGTTCATCTGCGTTCCAGAGTCTTCATCTGCGGTAAAAATTTAACCAACGATGACAACAGTCTTATTCCCGACATATTCACATTTTTAGCTTAAAGTGACAGTAGTAGAATTTGTAGAGCGGGGGAGAGGGGCGATAATTTCAAAATACAAACAGGTAGTTGAGTTTCCGCGCTTAAGCCACCATCCCCCAATCCGTAACATTTAAGCAAATTTTTCACCATCAACGCAAAAAAGCCAAAATTAAAAAGAAAGTATTAAACAAATCTACGTTTTCTTAAAGATTTGATGAAGGCAATAGGGAAAGCGCCATATTTTAGATTTCATATAGTAAATTATAAAAAATAAGTCAAAATTTGACATTTTTTTAGATTATTTTGCATATTAACTAAATAGTGATATGGCTGTCTAAAAAGACAGCTTACTTTGTTGTACTTAATAGTCTTAAACAGTGTCAGCATTACATATTCGTTCCAGACATTTATACCCTATCCCTGGAATATAACAAACAGTTGGTCGAAAAGTATGGAGGCTTATAGCTATGCTCCCGTTTAAAAGTGAACCTCGTTCCTGGGGGCTTCAAGCTCGCCTGTTAGTGCCAATTAGCTTGGTATTGGCGGCGGCGGTCAGCCAGAGCGTCTTCAGCAACTTCTCGATCGCCAGACAAGCAGAACTTTTGGTCAACAGGCGGGGAGTAACCGTGCTGGAAGGAATCGCGAATTCAGTACAGGAGAGACGGAAGTCCAAAGAAATTGTTGCCCAACTACTAGCCTCAAGGAACGACTTAGCTACAGCAGTGAAAAAAGGCGACAAGAGTGCCTTAACGAAAATCCTCATACCCTTACAAACCAAGCTGAGGCTGGGAGATATTCATATATATAACAGGAACGGTGGCGAAATCCTGCATTTAGGGGAAAAATTAGCTCCTGCGATCGCCACACCCCTACTTAAAACTGCTTTGTCTGGATTAACAGAGTCTACAGAATTGGTAAATGGGGAAAAACTAATAATATTGGCTTCAGCCCCGATTAAAGAACCCCAAGGCATGATGGGAGTAATCTTAGTAGAAGCCAGACTCAACGAAAAAGACCTGAACCCGATCGAGAAAAGTGATGGTGTAGAATTAGCCTTATTGCAACAAGACATTCCGATCGGCAGCACTCTAACCCAACCTGACTTGAGGCGCTTGCTGGATAAGTCCCAGCCAACAGAGGAGAGGCTAAACAAACTCAACCAAGACTTTGCTCGCCACAACTTCCACCTCACAGTTAAACCCCTAGCCAACAATGGCTTACTTGTAGCTTTGGTTCCCACGAAGGATTTAGTTGTCGCGTCCAACCAGCGCAATGCGATCGCCTTAATGGGCATCGGAGTGCTGGTTATCGCGATGTTGTGGTTCCTCTTAGTGCTGGCGCAAGACATTGCCAAACCGTTAAAAGTCACGATCGCAGCCACCGGAGACATCCTGCGGGGAAACTACCATCGACGGGTAGCATCCGGTAAAATTCACGAACTCAACGACTTAGCCGCAGCGATCAACTACCTAGCCCAGCAATTGGAAATCCAACTGGCCGAATTGACCCATCAGGCGTTCCACGACTCCTTGACTAAGCTGCCAAACCGCGCTTTATTCATGAATGAGCTAGAGCGGGTTTTGACTGGCGCGGATGGAGATCGGTCTTCAGTTGCAGTGCTGTTTCTGGACTTGGACGGCTTTAAAGTGATCAACGATAGCCTGGGACACAAAGCAGGAGACCAGCTGCTCATTGGCGTGAGTCAACGTCTCAAATCCTGTTTGCGATCGATCGATACAGTCGCCCGTTTCGGTGGCGACGAATTCACCGTTTTGCTCAAAGACATAACTCACCAGACAGATGCCACATACATAGCAGAACGGATTATAGAACAGCTACAAACTCCATTTAACTTAGAAAAGCGTGAAGTGTTCATCAGCAGCAGCATTGGGATTGCCTTAAGCAATTCTGGTTATGAGCGTTGCGACGATCTCCTGCGTAATGCCGATGCGGCCATGTACGAGGCCAAAAAAAGCGGTAAATCCCGCTTTACCTTATTCAAGCCAGACATGGACTCCCGTGCCTTTGAGCGCTTGCAGCTAGCAACCGATCTGCGACGCGCGATCGAACGCCAAGAGTTCAGGCTTTACTACCAACCAGTGCTGCAATTGGAAAACGGCCAAATCAGCGAAGTGGAAGCCCTGATCCGCTGGGAACACCCGCGCATCGGTCTGATCTCGCCTGCTAAGTTTATCCCCCTAGCAGAAGAAACGGGCTTGATCTTGCCTATTGGACAGTGGGTTTTAGAAACAGCTTGCCGACAAGCAAGAGACTGGCAATTGCAGTACCCCGACAATCCCCCATTGGTGGTAGGTGTGAACCTTTCCGCCAAACAGTTCCAACAGCCCCAATTGGTGGATAAAATTGCCCACATCCTCAATGAAACTGGTCTTAACCCCCAGAGCTTAAAGCTGGAAATTACAGAGAGTATGATGATGGAGCAGGGGGACACGACCATTGCCACATTATATCGGCTGAAACATTTGGGGATACGGCTGGCGATCGATGATTTCGGGACGGGTTTTTCCGCTCTGAGTTACCTAAAGCGCTTTCCAGTAGACACTCTGAAGATCGATCGTTCCTTCATCAAGGGTCTGGGGCATAATCGTGAAGATACCGCGATCGTCCATGCCGTAATTGCCTTTGCCAAGGCGCTACACTTAAGCGTAACTGCGGAAGGAGTAGAAACTGCCGAACAGCTATCGCAACTGCGAGTACTGGGATGCGTGAGCGGTCAAGGATATTACTTTTCCGAGCCTATAGCTGCTGATGCCCTTGAGCTACTAATTAACAGACACCTGCATCGGTTTCATGCGATCGAAGAAAGCAATTGCAGCTGCATCTCGCACAACGACTGGGCAATAGCGTAATCGAAGTTTACCGTACCTGGTGCGCTGTATGAACAAAAATACGTGCGATCGCTTCGACCTCATGCTGTCTGCTGCGAAACTTCCAATATTTCATCAACAGAAGCGCCGCGTCGCAATTCCTCCCATTGGGCATCGATTGGTTGATACTGGCAGTAACATACTACAATCCGCTCGTCAGTATCGAAGCTGGCGAACTGGCAAACCCGCACGACCACCCAATCGCCATCGCGTCCGTGAGTCACTCCATTACCGGGATCTTTGGCATTAGCATACTCCCTAACGCGATCGTTTGCTTTGGGAATTTCAGGAGTACTGGAATAATGCCATTCCTCAGAAAGAATGCTTGTTAAGCTTTCCGATGGCAGAAGCTGGCGGTCTTCCCATCCAGTGGCATCTGGATCGTCACTCTTGTAGATAATCCAAGTCTGTCTCATAACGCTCGTCCTCGAAACTGGTTTGTTTGCCGTAAAAAACGCAATCTACTTTTAGGATACTGTCTCTAGTTTTGCGGATATCTTTGAGTTTCCATCCATACCTGTATTCCATCTCGAAACATTTCTTGGGACTGGTCGCCGAATGAATGTTTTCTTGGGTATCCTCCCAATTTGTGCCGGTTCTCATTTTTACTAACTTTTGAACACTTTATGATTTTATCATCTTGAGTTAAAATATATATACCCTCAGCTAGACAAGGAGATTTATGATGTCACTGATGACAATAAAAGACTTGGAAAACTTACAAGCAACACTCTCCGAAGCCGGACATGATTACCAACTAGAACTCGAAGATGGGAAAATTATCGTTATGGGGCCTTCAGACATTGTATCCAGCGAAATTACTATTCTGTTTAGCCGACTACTGGCTAACTGGGTTTACCCTCGTCGCCTCGGACGAGTGTTTGACTCCGCAGGTGGTTTCATCATGCCAGATACAAACCTCAAAGCACCCGATGTTTCCTTTGTTCGCGCCTCCCGCCTTCTCCAAAGTCCTCGTTACTTTGGACAACTTGTACCAGATTTAGTAGTTGAAATTAAATCTCAAAGCGACAGAATTAAACCCCTAGAAAAGAGACTTAAAAAGTTCTTAGAATTAGGAGCAGTTGTCGGAATTCTCATTGACCCCGATGAAACAACTGTAACCGTTTATCGACCCACAGGCGAACCAATTGTCTTAAGCAATGAAGACATCTTAACCATTACAGAACTCTTCCCAGGTTGGGAATTACCAATTCCCGAACTGTGGCCACCCATCTTTACAGAAGCCGAAACAGAAACATTGAGTAACTGAACTAAAGAGCGATCTTGGTTCACCGAATGCAATATATTAAGAACAATAGAAAAGCGACACGCTGCAAATATATGCAGAAAATCTTTCAGCTTGCACTCCTACTAGCCTCTCTCTGCTTAGCCAAATCGGTTCAAGCTGCCAATCCCGAACATATCAAAAAGTTACTGACAACAAATCAGTGTCCCAAGTGCGACCTCAAAAACGTAGACCTCAGAGGCGGTAACTTCCGAGGGGCCGATCTCAGTGGTGCCAATTTGGCGGGTGCCATGTTGGAAAATGCTGACTTAAGGGGTGCCAAACTCCGGGGTGCCGAATTACAGAAGACCGTCCTTAGAGGTGCCAACCTAGAAGTAGCTGACCTGCAAGAAGCCAAAATGAGCGGCGCTATGCTCAGGGAAGCTAAACTGAGGGGAGCAAATTTGAGAAATGCCAGACTCCGGGGTGCCAGACTCAGAGGCGTTGACTTAAGAGAAGCTAACCTAACGACTGCCTTTTTGCCAGAAGCCATTCTCATTGAAGCTAACCTGAGTATGGCTGACTTAAGAGGTGCAAACCTAACTGGTGCCAAACTTAGTAAAGCCAAGCTGGAAACTGCCAATTTAGAGAGTGTCAACTTGACGGGTGCCGACTTAACAGATGCCTATTTAGGTGATGCTAATCTCAGAAGTGCCATCTTGAGTAATGCCAACCTCAAAGGTGCCAACTTAGCTGCTTGTTCCCTAGTTGGAGCTAAGCTGAATGGAGCTATCCTCAACCGTACTGATTTGCAGGGGGCTAACCTAACTCAGGCGGATTTAACTAATGCGAAAGTGGCGAATGCTGACTTGAGTAGAACTATCCTGACTATGGCTAACCTAACTAATGCCAACCTGACTAATACAAAACTCATTAATGCCTACTTGTTTACTGCTAATCTGCAAGGTGCTATCCTGACTAATGCTAATCTAACCAGCGCCAATTTAGAGAGTGCCAATCTCAGGAATGCTATGCTGAATAATGCTGATTTGAGTCAGGCTAATCTAAAGTTAGCAAACTTTTATCAGACCGATATTAGAGGTGCGATTTTGAATGATATTGACTTCAAGGATATCGATCTAAGTCTGGTAAAACTTATGCCAGATCTATTGAATCACGCAGCGCGAATGAACCGAACGCCTTTGGCGGAATTACTTCCTTCCTACCTAAACAATACTACCGATGAAGAAGCAACGCAACAAGGTATCCCGCCTGTACCGGAACAAATAAGAAGAGAAAATAGGTTTCATCGATGAAAGGAGTAAAGAGCGCTGAAGCGCAACAACATACCAAATCGAATAAAAATATCCACGACTCCACTTTTGGGATGGGATATGGGGCAAAATGACAAATTTTTCTATCTCTGAGATATTGTTGTTTTTAAAAGTAATTCTGACAAGATACCAGCTATATTCCAGGCATCATCCACTCCCCGATGATGCGTACCTTCTAGTGGTAAGTTCATCAGTTCCAATGCTTCTGCCATACCTACTTCTTTCGGCAAGGCATGAAAAATGGCAACCAGAGTTTTGATGTTAATATGCCTCGTGCCGAAAGGATAAGTGACATTAAAAGATTGACACTGTTTTTCAAATTGTTGTCTGTCGTATTCACCGTAGCTTGCCCAAACTCGCTGATGGGATAGATATTTATCTTTCAGAATTGCACAAGCTTCTAGGAAGGTAATCCCAGTATCGACTTGTTCTTGAGCTAGCGTAGTTAACTGGGTGCAAAACTCGCTTACGGTTGAACGTTCTGGTTTGACTAAGATACTTTCTTTTTCCAGTCTTTCTCCCGAAGAAATATCTAATGTGCAGATGCCAATTTCGATAATTTCGTTTTCTTGTCCGGGTGGTGACGAACTTTCCCAGCAAGTAGCTTCGATATCGACAACAATAATTTGGTCTAGTTTTTTAGCCATAATCTTTTCTCTATTTTTTATTAGTCAAAAGTCATTGGGCATTTAATTTTTACCAATGACTAATGACTTTTGACTAATGACGAAATTCATTGACTAGGCGATCGAGTCCGACTGAATGGGAAGCTTTAAAGAGAATGCGATCGCCCTCTGTCACCACCTCTCTCAACCTCTCAACCACAGATGCATGAGTCGAAAAGCACTCAGATGGCATAGGTTCGGCACCTTCAGCGATCGCTTCTGCTTGCGGATCGTCTGCTAAAATCAGCAAAACGTCCAGATTCAACTCCCTTACAGTGGCACCTACCTGGCGATGGAATTGGGCCGATCGCTCTCCCAGTTCTTTCATCGTACCCAAAACAGCAATATGCCGTTTCCCCGGCGTCTGCGCCAGCAAACGTAACGCCGCTACCATCGACTCTAGCCCAGCATTGTAAGTTTCATCCAAAATTACGATATCGTTCGGCAAATCGTAACGTTTTGCTCGTCCCTCCGGCAGTTGAACTGGCAAACCAGCTGTTAAAGGTTTCCAATCAATTTTAAGAACCTTCGCCACTGCCAAAGCTGCTAAATAGTTAAGTGCGTTGTGGCGTCCTGGTAAAGGTAGAGGTAATTGCATACCTTCCACACTGACAGTATCGGAATTAATTAATTCCCCCTGTAAATCTCCCCCTTTCAGTCCATAAGTTATAGTTTCTCCTTGCCAAACTTCAGCAGCAGTTTCCATAAGTAAGGGATTATCGTGATTGAGAATAGCAACTGCTTCTGGAGACATTTCTGCGAGTAATTCGCACTTAGCTTGCGCGATCGCTTCTTCACTACCCAACAAACCAATATGCGCTGTACCGACATTCGTAATTACACCTAGATTTGGGTGTGCTATTTGTGTAAGTTCCGCAATCTGCCCTCTACCCCGCATCGCCATTTCAATCACGGCGAAGTCATGTTCTGGCCCCAGTTCTAACAAAGTTTTAGGTACGCCGATCTCGTTATTGTAGTTCGCCTGGGTTTTGAGAACGCGCCCTTTAGTTGACAAAACTGCCGCAATCAGTTCCTTAGTAGTGGTTTTGCCAAACGAACCCGTTACGGCAATCACGGGAATGGTAAACCGATCGCGCCACCAGCGTGCTAGAGCCTGGTATGCTTGCAGAGTGTCTGCTACTTGCAGTTGAGGGATATCCTCTGGCAGCTGGACATTGGTAGCGAGATCTGTAATTATGGCGATCGCTCCTTTATCAACAGCAGATGCCACAAATTTATGCCCATCAAAATTTTCACCCCGTAGCGCCAAAAACACTTCTCCCGGTGTAAGGCTGCGCGTATCGGTTGAAATACCCGTTGCCAGCATCGCTAGCGCTTTTTGGGACAATTTTTCAGGCGGTAGAGCCAGAATTTCAGATATTTGGGCTATCGTTATCTGACAGGGCATGGTGAATAGCTAAATTTCAGTGAATTTCGAGCAACAGCCCGTACCTTAACAGAATCTTCACCAAAAATCCAGATTTTTTGTTTGTATCTTAATGGAGCAGCCGAGTATAAAGTAAAATACTGAGGTATTTTGAGAATAGATAAGTGTACCGTTGCAACAAACACAGGGGGTTCCAGCCCCTTGACCGCCGATCGCAAACCTGGAAATGTTTTATATAAAACACATCTCGACTCGATCGGATGCGACAGTACCTCAAGTTAAGACAATGTAAAATTAGGCCAGCTAAGTGATTTAAGTCACAGTTAGCTGCTATATTTCACCATTAGGATAGAAGAAAAATGAAGGTAAAATATACTAACTCCATAAGATAGCAAATGGGTCAAACAGGATAAGGCTGAAGGAAGCCACTGTTTAAAAGCAGATGTATCAGTCTTAAGAAGAATTTTTTTATACCCTCTTAAGCTTTTGGTAATAGTGAAATATAGTGTAATAGCTGAATATGGAAAATTTAAATTTTCAGGTTCCAAACAAATTTACACCCAAGGTAGAGGAGATCGAAGTGACTGCCTGGAAAGACCCCTATACAAGGCAGATACGGGCCGAGGAGCAAAAGTTATATAAACATCTCCTCCATTGGGCGCAAGTGGAATCCCCA
The sequence above is drawn from the Argonema galeatum A003/A1 genome and encodes:
- the mutL gene encoding DNA mismatch repair endonuclease MutL, whose amino-acid sequence is MPSPIQTLPAEVVHLIAAGEVIDSIAAVVRELVENALDACATRIAISLWPEQWRVRVADNGFGMDLADLQLAATPHSTSKIRCCEDLWKITSLGFRGEALHSLAQLSELDICSRSRDGGEGWRIVYDALGEPAVEEAVAIAPGTIVTAANLFGTWTVRRQGLPTPAQQLKAVQATIHQIALCHPHITWQVQQNDRPWFTISPGETAQQILPQILRDVHLSDLQQFKLGLLIGKDFAQSSIADRQSLELVLGLPDRCHRRRPDWVRVATNGRMIKSAELEQTILASFQRTLPRDRYPVCFLHLQISPDLIDWNRHPAKAEIYLHSMNYWQEQITHAIGQALQISPANLPEAVHSERMGKLLTAAENKSAYSLNRSIQPTPSSKNEIGSIELRAVAQIHNTYIVAEHLSGVWLIEQHIAHERVLYEQLCSAWQLVPLQPPIVLTHLCDNQVEQLQRIGLEIELFGEQMWAVRNAPALLAQREDCAEALLELSLGGDLQTAQVAVACRSAIRNGTPLTLQQMQTILAQWQRTRHPRTCPHGRPIYLSLEESALARFFRRHWVIGKSHGI
- a CDS encoding putative bifunctional diguanylate cyclase/phosphodiesterase — translated: MLPFKSEPRSWGLQARLLVPISLVLAAAVSQSVFSNFSIARQAELLVNRRGVTVLEGIANSVQERRKSKEIVAQLLASRNDLATAVKKGDKSALTKILIPLQTKLRLGDIHIYNRNGGEILHLGEKLAPAIATPLLKTALSGLTESTELVNGEKLIILASAPIKEPQGMMGVILVEARLNEKDLNPIEKSDGVELALLQQDIPIGSTLTQPDLRRLLDKSQPTEERLNKLNQDFARHNFHLTVKPLANNGLLVALVPTKDLVVASNQRNAIALMGIGVLVIAMLWFLLVLAQDIAKPLKVTIAATGDILRGNYHRRVASGKIHELNDLAAAINYLAQQLEIQLAELTHQAFHDSLTKLPNRALFMNELERVLTGADGDRSSVAVLFLDLDGFKVINDSLGHKAGDQLLIGVSQRLKSCLRSIDTVARFGGDEFTVLLKDITHQTDATYIAERIIEQLQTPFNLEKREVFISSSIGIALSNSGYERCDDLLRNADAAMYEAKKSGKSRFTLFKPDMDSRAFERLQLATDLRRAIERQEFRLYYQPVLQLENGQISEVEALIRWEHPRIGLISPAKFIPLAEETGLILPIGQWVLETACRQARDWQLQYPDNPPLVVGVNLSAKQFQQPQLVDKIAHILNETGLNPQSLKLEITESMMMEQGDTTIATLYRLKHLGIRLAIDDFGTGFSALSYLKRFPVDTLKIDRSFIKGLGHNREDTAIVHAVIAFAKALHLSVTAEGVETAEQLSQLRVLGCVSGQGYYFSEPIAADALELLINRHLHRFHAIEESNCSCISHNDWAIA
- a CDS encoding Uma2 family endonuclease, with amino-acid sequence MSLMTIKDLENLQATLSEAGHDYQLELEDGKIIVMGPSDIVSSEITILFSRLLANWVYPRRLGRVFDSAGGFIMPDTNLKAPDVSFVRASRLLQSPRYFGQLVPDLVVEIKSQSDRIKPLEKRLKKFLELGAVVGILIDPDETTVTVYRPTGEPIVLSNEDILTITELFPGWELPIPELWPPIFTEAETETLSN
- a CDS encoding pentapeptide repeat-containing protein, which translates into the protein MQKIFQLALLLASLCLAKSVQAANPEHIKKLLTTNQCPKCDLKNVDLRGGNFRGADLSGANLAGAMLENADLRGAKLRGAELQKTVLRGANLEVADLQEAKMSGAMLREAKLRGANLRNARLRGARLRGVDLREANLTTAFLPEAILIEANLSMADLRGANLTGAKLSKAKLETANLESVNLTGADLTDAYLGDANLRSAILSNANLKGANLAACSLVGAKLNGAILNRTDLQGANLTQADLTNAKVANADLSRTILTMANLTNANLTNTKLINAYLFTANLQGAILTNANLTSANLESANLRNAMLNNADLSQANLKLANFYQTDIRGAILNDIDFKDIDLSLVKLMPDLLNHAARMNRTPLAELLPSYLNNTTDEEATQQGIPPVPEQIRRENRFHR
- a CDS encoding 3'-5' exonuclease gives rise to the protein MAKKLDQIIVVDIEATCWESSSPPGQENEIIEIGICTLDISSGERLEKESILVKPERSTVSEFCTQLTTLAQEQVDTGITFLEACAILKDKYLSHQRVWASYGEYDRQQFEKQCQSFNVTYPFGTRHINIKTLVAIFHALPKEVGMAEALELMNLPLEGTHHRGVDDAWNIAGILSELLLKTTISQR
- a CDS encoding UDP-N-acetylmuramoyl-tripeptide--D-alanyl-D-alanine ligase, with product MPCQITIAQISEILALPPEKLSQKALAMLATGISTDTRSLTPGEVFLALRGENFDGHKFVASAVDKGAIAIITDLATNVQLPEDIPQLQVADTLQAYQALARWWRDRFTIPVIAVTGSFGKTTTKELIAAVLSTKGRVLKTQANYNNEIGVPKTLLELGPEHDFAVIEMAMRGRGQIAELTQIAHPNLGVITNVGTAHIGLLGSEEAIAQAKCELLAEMSPEAVAILNHDNPLLMETAAEVWQGETITYGLKGGDLQGELINSDTVSVEGMQLPLPLPGRHNALNYLAALAVAKVLKIDWKPLTAGLPVQLPEGRAKRYDLPNDIVILDETYNAGLESMVAALRLLAQTPGKRHIAVLGTMKELGERSAQFHRQVGATVRELNLDVLLILADDPQAEAIAEGAEPMPSECFSTHASVVERLREVVTEGDRILFKASHSVGLDRLVNEFRH